The following is a genomic window from Chitinophaga caseinilytica.
CAGTTCCAGCTGATCCGGCGGAACGCGCGGCGCCTCCTCAACCTCGTGAACCAGCTCATGGATTTCCGGAAAATGGAAATGCAGGAACTACGGACAGACCCGCTGCCGGGCGAGCTCATGAGCTTCCTGCGCGAAGCGGTGCAGTCGTTTTCCGACCTCGCCGAGCGAAAGGGCGTTTCCCTGCATTATGCTGCCGGTCAGGAACCGGTGTACGCCCGGTTCGACCACGACAAGCTGGAGCGCATCGTTTTCAACCTGCTTTCCAACGCATTCAAATTCACGCCGGCGGGCGGAAAGGTAGAAGTGTCGGTGGATATATCGCCTGAACCGGAGCGCGCCTGGCTGGAGCTGCGCGTGCGCGATACGGGGATCGGCATTTCGCCCGACCGGATCGGTAAAATCTTCGACCGTTATTTCCAGGCGGATCAGCGCAGCGCGTTCGTAAGCCCCGGCAGCGGTATCGGGCTGGCCATTACCCGCGAGTTCGTGACCATGCAACAGGGGACCGTGGAGGTGGAGAGCGTTCCCGATCAGGGGAGTTGCTTTACCGTGCGGATCCCGTATCAGTTGGTTTCAGCCGATGTAAAAGCGGAGACCGTGGTGCCGGAGGTGCCGGCCAATCCCGCCGGCGACCGTGCCGCCGCGCCACGGAAAGGCAAGCGCAAACCGACGGTTTTGCTGGTGGAAGACACGGAAGATTTCCGTTTTTACCTGAAAGAGAACCTGCAACAATATTACCAGGTGATGGAAGCCGCCGATGGCGAATCCGGCTGGCAAAAAGCTTTGTCGGCCCAACCGGATTTAGTGGTCAGCGATATCACGATGCCGGGGATGGACGGGCTGAGCCTTTGCCGGAAAATCCGCGGCAACGCGCGCACGCGCCACATCCCGGTGATCCTGTTAACGGCCATGGGGGAGGAAACGGTGCAGTTGGAGGGGCTGGATGCGGGGGCAGACGACTATCTCGTGAAACCCTTCAGCTTCGAGATCATGCTGTCGCGCGTGCGCAACCTGCTCGAAAGGAAGGCCCCCGTGCAATGGGTGATCCCCAAAGACGCGGAGCCCGAACAGCTGTCGGCCGACGAAAAGTTCATGCAACGGGCATTGGAAATCGTAGAGAAGCATCTTTCCGACGCTGACTTTTCAGTGGAAGCGCTCAGCCGGGAGTTGCACATGAACAGGGTTTCTGTTTACAAAAGGATTTACGCCCTTTCCGGGCAGCCGCCCATCGAATTCATCCGTTCCGTACGCCTGCGCCGTGCGGCCGATCTGCTTTCAAAGACGGAAATGAACATCGCCGAGGTGGCGTATGAAGTAGGATTCAATAACCCCAAATATTTCGCGCGTTACTTTAAGATGGCCTACCACATGCTGCCTTCGGCCTATGCAACGGCCATGCGCAAACCCTGAAGGCAACAAATCATACCGCTGGAATTAACATTTTAACCCTCCGGTGGCAACATTCGCGCCCCGGATTATAAACATTGCGGTACCCTGCCTCCCGAAGATTCGGGATACTTTTATCCTGCCCTCCGGATGAGGGCCCACGTTTACAATAGTCAACCAAATCAAACGCGCATTTCATTCCACTAATTAACATTCTACGTATGAAAAAAATCAGTTTAGCGGGCAAGCCGAGCCCGGCCTGGTGGATGTTTCTCTGCCTATGGCTGGCCCAGGTGACGGTACTTGCCCAAAATCCCCCTGACCAGAAACGTACCATCACCGGCGTGGTCACCGACCGCGCTTCGCGGCAACCCGTGCCCGGTGCAACGGTAGCCATCAAAGGCACAACGCAGGGCGTGGCCGCCAATAGCGAAGGCCACTTTTCCATCTCCGCGAAAACGGGGGACATTCTCCTGGTCTCGTTCATCGGGATGACGTCGCAGGAAATCCGCATCGGCAGCGCTTCGTCTTACAACGTTTCCCTCGAAACCGACAGCAAAACGCTGGATGATGTGGTGGTGGTAGGATATGGGAAGATGAAGAAGACCGACCAGAGCAGCGCCCAGGTATCCGTTTCCGCCACAGACATCGGCCGGACGGTGAACACCACCATCGACCAGGCGCTCCAGGGCCGTGCTGCGGGCGTTTACGTGACGCAGAACTCCGGTCAGCCGGGCGGCGGCGTATCGGTCGTGATCCGCGGGGTGAATACGCTCAGTGGCACCAATGAGCCGCTGTACGTGATCGACGGGGTGCAGATCCAGCCGGCTACCGTGTCTTACGGCAATACCAGCTCGATGAACCCTTTGGCAGGGATTAACTCCAATGATATCGAGTCCATGGAAATTTTGCAGGGCCCGTCCGCCACGGCGATCTACGGTTCCCGCGCCACCAACGGCGTGGTGCTGGTGACCACCCGCCGGGGCAGGCAGGGGCAGATGAAAGTGGGCTATAATTATTTGTATACGCTGCAAGACAAACCGGAAGAAGTAGCCACGCTCAACCTCCGGCAGTATGCGATCATGAACAACGAGATCGCCGCGCTGCTGGGCCGCACGCCCACGCCGGAATTCGCCAATCCTTCCGTATTGGGAGATGGCACCCGCTGGCAGAAAGAGCTGTTCAAAACCGCGCCCCTGCAGCGCCATCAGCTCACGGTGAGCGGCGGCACGGAGCGCACCGGTTACTACCTTTCGGGGGAATATTTCGACCAGGAAGGCGTAGCCGTGGGGTCCGACTTCAAACGGTACAGTTTCCGGTTGAATATGGACAACAAACTCTTCAAATGGCTGACGCTGAACACCAATGTCAATTTTTACCAAACGAAGGAAAAGTTATCGTCGACCAGTGAAGACGTGATCCGCAACGCCATCAACCTCGCGCCGAACGTTCCCGTGAAAAACCCGGACGGCAGCTGGGGCGGCGCCACGGAAAATGAATTCGGGACGAACGCGCGGTACGCGCCCCTCAACCCCGTGGCCATCGCCAACCTCATCAGCAACAACCTGAAACGGACCGGCGGGATGGGCGGCCTTTCGGCGGATGTAAATATCATCAAAGGACTGACGTTCCGCACGAGCTTCAACGGCAACTTCGAATACTTCGACGGCGTGAAGTTCACGCCCACTTACCGGCTGGGTTTCAACGTCAACGAAAAAGCGAGCATGTCTGTCCAGAATAACCGCAATTTTTACTGGAACCTCAACGAACTGCTGCAATACAATACGAATATCGGCAAGCACGCCATCAACGCCATGGCGAGCCACGAAGCCCAGGCCTGGAACTATGAAGGCTACAGCATCACCCGCGTGGGTTTTGCCAGCAACGAGATCCCGTCCATCAACCTCGGCGACGCGCAAGGGCAGACCACGGGCGGGTTTAAAGGTTCCGGCGCGCTGGAATCCTGGCTCGGCCGCGTGATTTATACCTACGACGAAAAATACATCCTGCAGGTGGCGGGCCGGGCCGACGGTTCTTCGAACTTCGGCGCCAACAACCGCTGGGGCTATTTCCCCTCTGCTTCCGCGGCCTGGCGGATTTCGCGCGAGCCCTTCATGCAGGCGGTGCCGGTGATCAGCGACCTGAAGCTCCGCGCGGAGTGGGGGACTACCGGCAACAGCGGTAGCGGCGGCGCGCAATTCAGCTCGCTGTCGTCCGTAACAACCCCCTGGGGCGCGGGTTTCCGCACCGGGCAATACGGAAATGCCGATCTGAAGTGGGAATCCACCGAAACAAAGAACATCGGCCTGAATATCGGGCTGCTGAAAGACAGGGTACAGATCGAAGCGGATTATTACGTCCGCAAAACCGACAACCTGCTCATGCCCAACCCGCTGCCCGCTTACATGGGCACCCAGGGCGAAGGGGCCATCAGCGCACCGATTGTCAACATCGGGTCGATGGAGAACAAAGGTTTCGGGATCACCGTGAACACGACCAACATCAACCGGAACAACTTCACCTGGAAAACCAATTTCAATATCTCGTCTTTCAAAACGAAAATCACGAAGTTCTATTCCGACGCGGCTTTCCTCAGCAGGAGCGCCTGGTATATGAACAATTTCACGGCGCGGTCGTCGCTCGGCCAGGCACCGTGGATGTTCTGGGGGTATGTGGCGGAAGGGGTTTTCCGGTCGGAGGATGAAATCCGCAAAAGCCCCATCCCCACGCAAGCAGACGGTTCGCCGCTGCCCATCCAGAAAGACGGTGGCGTGTGGGTAGGCGATATCAAATACAAAGACCTCAACGGCGACAAGGTAATCGACTCCCGCGATCAGACTTTCATCGGCAACCCGTGGCCCAAGCTCACGTTCGGGCTCACCAACTCGTTTTCGTGGAAGGGTTTTGACCTGAGCATATTGTTGACCGGCGCTTCGGGGAACGATATCTATAATTACGTCCGCTACAGCAATTCCAATCCCAACAATATCAACCTGGGCCGCAACCTCATGTCGGAGGCGTTCGATTATGCGCGCATCGTGCAGGACGGCAGCGGGAAAGATGTGCTGTCGAACCCCGGCACTTCCGTTCCGCGCATCGTGGGAACGGATGTGAACGGGAACGGCAATCGTTTCACCAATTTCTTTGTGGAAGATGGTTCCTATATCCGTATCAAGAACGTGACGCTGGGTTACGTGCTACCGTCGGAATGGCTGAGCCGCCAGCGGGTGGTGCGTTCTGTCCGCCTTTCGATCGGGGCCCAGAACCTGCACACTTTCACGAAATATTCCGGCTTCGATCCTGAAGTGGGGGCCTACCTGGGCAAGGAAGTGCAGCTCAACAGCCAGCTGATCGCCGTAGACGCGGGCCGGTATCCGCTCACCCGTATGTACAACGCAGCCGTGGCGGTTGATTTTTAAGCACCCAAAAATCCGAATCATGAAAAAACACATCTTCAAATATATGTTCCTCCTCGGCTGCGGCGCGCTCCTGGCGTCGTGCAGCAAGGATTTTTTGAACCGTCCGCCGGAAGACGCCATCGTGGACGTGAATTTTTATCAGACGACAGACCAGGTGCTGGCAGGAACGGCGCCGCTGTACAACGTGGTGTGGTTCGCCTATAACGACAAGGCATCGCACGGGATTGGCGACGGGCGCGCGGGCATCCTCATGTCCGGCTCTTACCAGGTGGAGAACATCCGCATGCAGACGACTGACGTTACGCCGGAAGTATACAGTTCCTGGACGGCCTTTTTCAACGTGGTGGCGCAATCTAACATGGTGATCTATAACGTCACGAAATACACGGCGCCCAGTGTTCCGGAAAACGTGAAGCAGATGGGGATCGCGGAAGGGAAGTTCATGCGGGCGATGGCTTATTATTACCTCGTGCAGAACTGGGGCCCGGTGCCGGTGATCACGGATAACAATACCCTGTTGACGGATACCTCCGTGGCAAGGAATACCGTGGAAAGCATCTGGGAATTCATTATACGGGAGTTCCAGTTCGCAGCGGATAATCTGCCCGCAACGCCCGCCCAGAAAGGCCGCGTGACGAAATGGGCGGCGAAGGGAATGCTGGCGAAAAGTTATCTCACCCGCGCAGGGCTTGCCGGGAACGGGCAGCGCAACGCCGATGATCTCAACAAGGCGAAAGCCCTCGCCCAGGACGTTATCGCCAACAGCGGGGCGCAATTGATGGCCAATTACGAAGACCTCTTCCTGACAAAAAACAACAACAATTCCGAAAGCCTCTTTGCATTGCAATGGAAATACGACGGCGACTGGGGAACGCAGAACAGCGTGCAGGCGTTCCTGGCCTTCGGTTCGGAGATCACCGGGTTCGGTGACGGATGGGGCAGCGATCTGGGCGCTTCTTTCGATCAGCTGCGGCTCTATTCCCCGAACGACAAACGGC
Proteins encoded in this region:
- a CDS encoding RagB/SusD family nutrient uptake outer membrane protein: MKKHIFKYMFLLGCGALLASCSKDFLNRPPEDAIVDVNFYQTTDQVLAGTAPLYNVVWFAYNDKASHGIGDGRAGILMSGSYQVENIRMQTTDVTPEVYSSWTAFFNVVAQSNMVIYNVTKYTAPSVPENVKQMGIAEGKFMRAMAYYYLVQNWGPVPVITDNNTLLTDTSVARNTVESIWEFIIREFQFAADNLPATPAQKGRVTKWAAKGMLAKSYLTRAGLAGNGQRNADDLNKAKALAQDVIANSGAQLMANYEDLFLTKNNNNSESLFALQWKYDGDWGTQNSVQAFLAFGSEITGFGDGWGSDLGASFDQLRLYSPNDKRLKATFMLPGAHYSYIHQAVDDPANPGKKLIQELQVPWRWVGTERYNTRAWVKKYVVGRPEDNDGKVTQQHTEINTYMLRLADVYLVYAEAALGNSASTSEALALQYFNALRKRANVGEKTVITADDIYRERRLELAMEGQAWYDLVRMYYYAPAKVLDMIKDQDRGTYRVVPNSEINATSWQITSDVVAKYPVTAGNFFLPIPAVELSAAPNLRKPPVPFKF
- a CDS encoding TonB-dependent receptor is translated as MKKISLAGKPSPAWWMFLCLWLAQVTVLAQNPPDQKRTITGVVTDRASRQPVPGATVAIKGTTQGVAANSEGHFSISAKTGDILLVSFIGMTSQEIRIGSASSYNVSLETDSKTLDDVVVVGYGKMKKTDQSSAQVSVSATDIGRTVNTTIDQALQGRAAGVYVTQNSGQPGGGVSVVIRGVNTLSGTNEPLYVIDGVQIQPATVSYGNTSSMNPLAGINSNDIESMEILQGPSATAIYGSRATNGVVLVTTRRGRQGQMKVGYNYLYTLQDKPEEVATLNLRQYAIMNNEIAALLGRTPTPEFANPSVLGDGTRWQKELFKTAPLQRHQLTVSGGTERTGYYLSGEYFDQEGVAVGSDFKRYSFRLNMDNKLFKWLTLNTNVNFYQTKEKLSSTSEDVIRNAINLAPNVPVKNPDGSWGGATENEFGTNARYAPLNPVAIANLISNNLKRTGGMGGLSADVNIIKGLTFRTSFNGNFEYFDGVKFTPTYRLGFNVNEKASMSVQNNRNFYWNLNELLQYNTNIGKHAINAMASHEAQAWNYEGYSITRVGFASNEIPSINLGDAQGQTTGGFKGSGALESWLGRVIYTYDEKYILQVAGRADGSSNFGANNRWGYFPSASAAWRISREPFMQAVPVISDLKLRAEWGTTGNSGSGGAQFSSLSSVTTPWGAGFRTGQYGNADLKWESTETKNIGLNIGLLKDRVQIEADYYVRKTDNLLMPNPLPAYMGTQGEGAISAPIVNIGSMENKGFGITVNTTNINRNNFTWKTNFNISSFKTKITKFYSDAAFLSRSAWYMNNFTARSSLGQAPWMFWGYVAEGVFRSEDEIRKSPIPTQADGSPLPIQKDGGVWVGDIKYKDLNGDKVIDSRDQTFIGNPWPKLTFGLTNSFSWKGFDLSILLTGASGNDIYNYVRYSNSNPNNINLGRNLMSEAFDYARIVQDGSGKDVLSNPGTSVPRIVGTDVNGNGNRFTNFFVEDGSYIRIKNVTLGYVLPSEWLSRQRVVRSVRLSIGAQNLHTFTKYSGFDPEVGAYLGKEVQLNSQLIAVDAGRYPLTRMYNAAVAVDF